One genomic region from Leptospira montravelensis encodes:
- a CDS encoding di-heme oxidoredictase family protein has translation MTPKHLILISIFLLVFDCKKKSNDDATKALILAAILSSSSCSSGDFLNDPCEQFSGGDTTTFDSTESAFDLEAANVVDSRRSIDFQDGNANFNRTWLPAGNSSVTGLGPVFNNRSCQGCHVKDGRGRPPADGTSLSSMLIRLSIAGSNPTTGGPVAMANFGTQLNTEGILEYGTGTQIPKEGTVTITYTEEAGSFPDGETYSLRKPSYAITWNVGGGATQINVSNPGQPYHATNNASGTYYISPRTAPMVPGLGLLEAIPESTIRSFADASDSNGDGISGKPNIVWDTTQAKSFIGRFGWKANQPNLNHQNASAFLGDIGLTTSVFPSENCATGQTLCSASTTGNGSNPEISNDRLARVTFYTSLVSVPGRRNWKNEDVKKGKELFIEIGCSSCHIPRIKTGDHSIREVANQEIRPYTDLLLHDMGDGLSDFRSDFLATGNEWRTTPLWGLGLVERVNGHELLLHDGRARGVQEAILWHGGEAEQSKNKYKQLPKESRSKLISFLKSL, from the coding sequence ATGACACCAAAACACCTTATCCTAATTTCGATTTTTCTTCTCGTTTTTGATTGTAAAAAAAAATCAAACGATGATGCTACAAAAGCTCTCATCCTTGCGGCCATTTTGTCGTCTTCTTCCTGTTCCTCGGGAGATTTTTTAAATGATCCTTGTGAACAGTTTAGCGGTGGTGATACAACCACCTTTGACTCTACCGAGTCAGCGTTTGATTTAGAAGCAGCCAATGTAGTTGATTCCAGAAGGTCCATTGACTTCCAAGATGGAAATGCCAACTTCAATCGCACCTGGCTTCCTGCAGGAAATTCCTCTGTCACAGGTCTTGGACCTGTATTTAACAACCGTTCGTGCCAAGGTTGTCATGTCAAAGACGGAAGAGGTAGACCTCCTGCTGATGGAACAAGTCTTTCTTCAATGCTCATTCGCTTGAGTATAGCTGGTTCTAATCCCACAACGGGTGGGCCTGTGGCTATGGCCAATTTCGGAACTCAACTCAACACAGAAGGAATCTTGGAATACGGAACAGGCACACAAATTCCTAAAGAAGGAACGGTTACAATTACTTACACTGAAGAGGCAGGTAGTTTCCCTGACGGAGAAACTTATTCTCTACGTAAACCAAGTTATGCGATCACTTGGAATGTGGGAGGCGGCGCTACACAAATCAATGTGTCAAACCCCGGCCAACCCTATCATGCTACCAACAATGCATCAGGTACTTATTATATTTCACCAAGAACGGCCCCAATGGTACCTGGGCTTGGACTTTTAGAAGCCATTCCTGAATCTACCATTCGTTCTTTTGCCGATGCTTCCGATTCCAATGGAGATGGAATTTCGGGAAAACCAAACATTGTTTGGGATACAACTCAAGCTAAAAGCTTTATTGGAAGGTTTGGATGGAAAGCAAACCAACCCAATTTAAACCACCAAAATGCAAGTGCCTTTCTTGGCGATATAGGCCTCACCACTTCCGTGTTTCCATCAGAAAATTGTGCCACAGGACAAACACTTTGTTCTGCAAGTACCACTGGGAATGGTTCGAATCCAGAAATATCCAATGACCGTTTAGCACGAGTTACCTTTTATACCAGTTTAGTAAGTGTTCCCGGTAGAAGGAATTGGAAAAATGAAGATGTAAAAAAGGGGAAAGAATTGTTTATCGAAATTGGATGTTCCTCTTGTCACATTCCAAGAATCAAGACGGGAGACCACTCGATAAGGGAAGTTGCCAATCAAGAAATTAGGCCTTATACAGATTTACTTTTACATGATATGGGAGACGGGCTTAGCGATTTTCGTTCTGATTTTTTAGCGACTGGCAACGAATGGAGAACCACTCCTCTTTGGGGACTCGGTCTTGTGGAACGAGTCAACGGACACGAACTTCTACTACATGATGGAAGAGCAAGAGGTGTTCAAGAAGCTATTCTTTGGCATGGAGGTGAAGCAGAACAGAGTAAAAATAAATACAAACAACTGCCAAAAGAATCTAGGTCAAAACTAATTAGTTTTCTTAAATCATTATGA
- a CDS encoding HTTM domain-containing protein, with amino-acid sequence MAIKNLLLPVSSLSLHFFRIGYGFATTILIFRYFYYGWIDTYFIKPTFFFKHYGWEWIHPLPPVFTYLLFGILFLTALGIFLGYYLRINLFVFTIGFTWFHFSDATIYLNHYYLVSLLGFLLWLSPVSKSNFPSFHFFDWMETTEPISKLWLYAFRIQIGLVYFFGGIAKLQPDWLFEALPLKLWLYQSEGKIPFLDPILGLPITAFVFSWIGVIFDLSIPFLLCLKRFRFFAWLVVLFFHTFTSFLFPIGIFPIVMSLSSLIFFEPNWPKTILTKLIKTKQQVIDSNNNKHIIQSVPKFGFKEKLLLTYLLLQVSIPLRHIFYPGQVIWTEEGIKYSWQVMVADKVGSATFWIQNKQVDPKEILTDYQYRMMTIQPEHILQFAKYLQKKEMEVSGLKDVSVFVQSNVSINGKPTRPLFSPDEDLTKIYINFSPLKGLIR; translated from the coding sequence ATGGCGATTAAAAATTTGTTACTTCCTGTTTCTTCGCTTTCGCTCCACTTCTTTCGAATTGGATACGGTTTTGCCACAACCATTTTGATCTTTCGGTATTTTTATTATGGTTGGATTGACACTTATTTTATCAAACCAACCTTTTTCTTTAAACATTATGGTTGGGAATGGATCCATCCACTCCCCCCGGTATTTACTTACCTTTTATTTGGGATTCTATTTTTAACTGCTCTTGGAATTTTTTTAGGTTATTATTTACGAATCAATTTGTTTGTATTTACCATCGGATTTACATGGTTCCATTTTTCTGATGCCACTATTTATTTGAACCATTATTACCTCGTTTCCCTTCTTGGTTTTTTATTGTGGTTATCACCTGTAAGTAAGTCAAATTTTCCTAGCTTCCATTTTTTTGATTGGATGGAAACAACAGAGCCAATATCAAAACTTTGGTTATATGCTTTTCGCATTCAAATAGGACTTGTTTATTTTTTTGGTGGTATCGCAAAACTGCAACCAGATTGGTTATTTGAAGCTCTCCCTTTAAAACTCTGGTTGTATCAATCCGAAGGGAAAATTCCATTTTTAGATCCAATTTTAGGCCTTCCCATCACTGCCTTTGTTTTCTCTTGGATTGGAGTTATTTTTGACTTGTCTATTCCGTTTTTATTATGCTTAAAGCGTTTTCGTTTCTTTGCATGGTTAGTTGTTCTTTTTTTTCACACGTTTACTTCGTTTTTATTTCCCATCGGAATTTTCCCCATAGTAATGAGTCTTTCTTCCTTAATATTCTTCGAACCTAATTGGCCAAAAACCATTTTAACTAAATTAATAAAAACGAAACAACAAGTTATAGATTCGAATAACAACAAACATATAATTCAGTCAGTTCCCAAATTTGGCTTTAAAGAAAAATTACTTTTAACCTACCTTTTGTTACAGGTATCAATCCCTCTTCGGCACATTTTTTATCCAGGACAAGTAATTTGGACAGAAGAAGGGATTAAATATTCATGGCAAGTGATGGTTGCTGACAAAGTAGGATCTGCCACTTTTTGGATTCAAAACAAACAAGTAGATCCGAAAGAAATTCTGACAGACTATCAATACAGAATGATGACTATCCAACCGGAACATATTCTTCAGTTTGCAAAATACTTACAAAAGAAAGAAATGGAAGTATCCGGATTAAAGGACGTTTCTGTATTTGTTCAATCCAATGTTTCCATCAATGGAAAACCAACTCGCCCTCTATTTTCACCAGACGAAGATCTGACAAAGATTTATATCAACTTTTCTCCCTTAAAAGGACTCATTCGATGA
- a CDS encoding TonB-dependent receptor family protein — MNFRNLRLLFLVFIILSGNSIILAQNLPEEPESNSKKNEGIHVIGNKKEDLKKIPGSAYIIDKKYLEEASPTDPMEALRRSPGASVRFQDAAGLTPNIGFRGVSNEESRKTLILEDGILTSLSPYGQPESYYSPSIERMERIEVIKGSGSILFGPNTIGGIVNFVTKRPPVESTFYTKNVGGENGYLSTYNSYGKSFGSSAFEVSLLRKQGNGFRNYQNFDVTEGNIKWIQDWNENHSTTIKLGYHVQNAQSTYLGLSQGLFRLDPKINPAEFDEKKLNRNQTIISHNWKLSEDHTLIIRGYFSQAERNWARQDFLSGKSSAGGYLNAPLDTLRTYSPGIIGNRPGDTIYMRESYTSRDQSFMVGGVETKLESKFSTLGLKHETDIGVRLHGENNLTQTNVKKTDDPLGYLSKAIIQEESLINNLAQPSLPNFNLNRQERKIEAFAAYFQDRIQLSENWKLIPGVRYEEVRQKAITTRRQATADDYRLGAVLPNDVSVNRRSSSESKTHIILPGLGITYDITKKFIWFTGAHKGFSPPTFGTSFSPQGNDYRLKPETSTNYETGVRGDLTSYLYTELVGYKMYFRDQIINVNEIGGENGIRPANTGYSTHTGGEAVLVWDPAKMQKSEWRVPIELIYSRIEAKSRSFNPFPVSQTSDGKEIIEFLPAYTVNNFQYIPTDTTGNYLPYVPKETITTAVSVSSPQGYYGRLEYQYIGKQYSDLLNTKDESEDGNKGIIPKVELWNTSLGYRSPDKWSVFINAKNIQDKQYVSGRLPTGIQPGPFRQINVGFTLEL, encoded by the coding sequence ATGAATTTTCGAAACTTACGTTTATTGTTTTTGGTTTTTATTATCTTATCTGGAAATAGCATAATCCTGGCTCAAAATCTACCAGAAGAACCAGAATCTAATTCAAAAAAAAATGAAGGGATTCATGTCATTGGTAACAAAAAAGAAGATTTAAAAAAAATCCCAGGTTCTGCATATATAATCGACAAAAAATATTTAGAGGAAGCTTCTCCTACAGATCCAATGGAAGCACTTCGTCGTTCACCAGGTGCTAGTGTTCGTTTCCAAGATGCTGCTGGACTTACACCTAACATTGGATTTAGAGGAGTAAGTAACGAGGAATCAAGAAAAACGTTAATTTTGGAAGATGGAATCCTCACATCACTTTCTCCCTACGGCCAACCAGAAAGTTACTACTCCCCTTCTATTGAAAGAATGGAAAGGATAGAGGTTATCAAAGGATCTGGATCGATTTTATTTGGTCCAAATACGATCGGAGGGATAGTTAACTTTGTCACCAAACGCCCTCCTGTTGAATCTACATTTTATACAAAAAATGTGGGAGGAGAAAATGGTTACCTCTCTACATATAATTCCTATGGCAAAAGTTTTGGATCTAGTGCCTTCGAAGTTTCATTGCTTAGAAAACAAGGAAATGGATTTAGAAATTATCAAAACTTCGATGTGACTGAAGGTAACATTAAGTGGATACAAGATTGGAATGAAAACCATAGCACTACTATAAAACTTGGATACCATGTCCAGAATGCGCAATCTACATATTTGGGATTATCACAAGGTTTATTTCGGTTGGATCCCAAAATCAATCCAGCAGAGTTTGATGAAAAGAAATTGAACCGAAACCAAACAATTATATCTCATAATTGGAAATTATCAGAAGACCATACACTCATTATACGAGGATATTTTTCCCAAGCAGAAAGAAACTGGGCTAGGCAAGATTTTTTATCTGGAAAATCATCCGCAGGTGGATATTTGAATGCTCCTTTAGATACACTTCGTACGTATTCCCCAGGGATTATTGGCAATCGTCCGGGTGATACCATTTATATGCGAGAATCGTATACAAGTCGTGACCAATCCTTTATGGTAGGCGGCGTAGAAACTAAACTGGAATCAAAGTTTTCTACCCTAGGACTCAAACACGAAACAGACATTGGTGTCAGGTTACATGGAGAAAATAATTTAACACAAACCAATGTAAAAAAAACGGATGATCCTTTAGGTTATCTTTCCAAGGCAATCATACAAGAAGAATCCTTAATAAACAACCTAGCACAACCTTCTCTTCCTAACTTTAATCTAAATAGACAAGAAAGAAAAATTGAAGCATTTGCTGCCTACTTCCAAGACAGAATCCAACTTTCGGAAAATTGGAAATTGATACCAGGGGTACGTTACGAAGAAGTAAGGCAAAAAGCCATCACTACAAGAAGACAGGCTACAGCCGATGACTACCGGTTAGGAGCTGTTTTACCAAACGATGTTTCTGTAAATCGAAGAAGTTCGAGCGAATCCAAAACTCATATCATCTTACCTGGACTTGGAATTACCTATGATATTACAAAAAAATTCATTTGGTTTACTGGCGCCCACAAAGGATTTTCACCACCAACATTTGGAACATCCTTTAGTCCACAAGGGAATGATTATCGCCTAAAACCAGAGACATCAACAAACTATGAGACAGGAGTTAGAGGTGACCTAACTTCTTATTTGTATACAGAGCTAGTAGGATATAAAATGTATTTTCGAGACCAAATCATTAACGTAAATGAAATTGGTGGGGAAAATGGAATTAGACCAGCAAATACTGGTTACTCAACTCATACGGGTGGTGAGGCCGTTCTAGTTTGGGATCCCGCAAAAATGCAAAAATCGGAATGGAGAGTCCCTATCGAATTAATTTACTCTCGCATAGAAGCAAAATCAAGAAGTTTCAACCCATTCCCCGTATCGCAAACAAGTGATGGAAAAGAGATTATCGAATTTCTACCTGCGTATACTGTAAATAATTTCCAATATATTCCAACCGATACAACAGGAAATTATTTACCATACGTTCCCAAAGAAACCATTACGACGGCAGTTAGTGTTTCGTCCCCACAAGGTTATTACGGTCGATTAGAATACCAGTATATTGGAAAACAATATTCTGACTTATTAAATACAAAAGACGAATCAGAAGACGGTAACAAAGGAATCATACCTAAAGTGGAACTTTGGAATACTAGTCTAGGATACCGTTCTCCAGACAAATGGTCAGTTTTTATTAATGCAAAAAATATTCAGGACAAACAATACGTTTCAGGTAGACTACCAACGGGCATTCAACCTGGACCATTTCGTCAAATCAATGTTGGTTTCACATTAGAGTTATGA
- a CDS encoding imelysin family protein, with translation MKQKKFPTKFLIYSSYVLLLNCGSPSNNASKKAQILGLVDTYLKTYTTSSLLLDIANNLMIPKYTNLDNKVSSLQTAASTYIANPDVTNLTTVRNAWTDAYLSYKQVEWAYFGPANIPNNVYLYLDSFSRSFPIDTSSIESKITANSAPNGLRVDGFDAVEYLLFKDNANTTNTAFADVNRRTYLTKLIQDLKNQTGLLTFNWNKSRNNSFYYSFTNAGKGSRDYPNTKDALTELTNQMVFFCNTIVDIKIAEPSGLRATNLGVKDINKVETPYANLSLDSLIQNLQGFSDIGEAGFYKFLSLRSETVVPRLKEQISLTTASVNSIKSKHGTFQTAITSGGNDVELMLNEFKKLRILISTEVISSLGGTIGVSSNDGD, from the coding sequence ATGAAACAAAAAAAGTTTCCTACAAAGTTCCTCATTTATAGTTCTTATGTTTTATTACTAAACTGCGGCAGTCCTTCGAACAATGCCTCCAAAAAAGCGCAAATCCTTGGTTTAGTAGATACCTACTTAAAAACATATACAACTTCTAGTTTGTTATTAGACATTGCTAATAATCTAATGATTCCTAAATATACGAATTTAGATAATAAAGTATCCTCTTTACAGACTGCGGCATCAACCTATATAGCAAACCCTGATGTTACCAATCTAACAACAGTCAGAAATGCCTGGACGGACGCATATCTTTCATACAAACAAGTGGAATGGGCATATTTTGGTCCCGCTAACATTCCAAATAATGTCTACTTATATTTGGATAGTTTTTCAAGATCCTTCCCCATCGACACCTCATCCATTGAATCCAAAATAACCGCTAATTCAGCACCAAATGGGTTACGAGTTGATGGTTTTGATGCCGTTGAATATTTACTTTTTAAAGATAATGCGAACACAACCAACACAGCATTTGCGGATGTTAACAGAAGAACTTATCTAACAAAACTAATCCAAGATTTAAAAAATCAAACCGGGTTACTTACATTCAACTGGAATAAATCAAGAAACAACTCATTTTATTATTCTTTTACTAATGCCGGAAAAGGAAGTCGCGACTATCCCAATACCAAAGATGCACTCACTGAACTTACAAACCAAATGGTTTTTTTCTGCAATACTATAGTCGATATAAAAATAGCAGAGCCATCTGGATTACGAGCCACGAACTTAGGAGTAAAGGATATTAATAAAGTAGAAACTCCTTATGCAAATTTATCCTTGGACTCCCTTATACAAAACCTTCAAGGTTTTTCTGACATAGGAGAAGCTGGCTTTTATAAATTCTTGAGTTTAAGAAGTGAAACAGTTGTTCCAAGACTAAAAGAACAAATTTCACTCACAACCGCTTCTGTGAATTCTATTAAATCAAAACATGGAACATTTCAAACTGCGATTACTTCCGGCGGAAATGACGTTGAACTCATGTTAAACGAATTTAAAAAACTAAGGATATTAATAAGCACAGAAGTAATCAGTTCACTCGGTGGAACAATCGGAGTCAGTTCAAACGATGGCGATTAA
- a CDS encoding LBF_1199 family protein translates to MQILVYEFWKKSSPVHARESFEFLLKAPNLHDYLEILFEVDELAEYFCSYCWILREEDVLKDLINHQSMPVNLICKAVYYGFGKYIKTGNITPDYYFSIWAKIINSEKSLELLLREPLVEKDVTFQLNLLGNLNAKQWEEYFESTVSDSGEQNTESFLRIFEKIDSIHCKRLLYRNPNLYQYLRMLVVFDKQDSIPGFLYQLENNLKTIHRWEAYANAKLREFSPKEERAKSPSRRNVNRLTDILKDGLYIADAIDRLDFIEYLMIREVIVDEQEMEIIRQYVGLADTSSNFDTKFFSILYCPVDFSKSKNEGSHVDHNSNVKPTLI, encoded by the coding sequence ATGCAAATATTGGTTTATGAGTTCTGGAAAAAAAGTTCTCCGGTGCATGCCAGGGAATCATTCGAGTTTCTGTTAAAGGCTCCTAATCTACACGATTATTTAGAAATCTTATTCGAAGTAGACGAGTTAGCTGAATATTTTTGCAGTTATTGTTGGATACTAAGAGAAGAAGATGTTTTGAAAGATTTAATTAATCACCAGTCTATGCCTGTAAATTTAATCTGCAAAGCTGTTTACTACGGTTTTGGTAAGTACATAAAAACAGGAAATATAACGCCTGATTATTACTTCTCTATTTGGGCAAAAATTATCAATTCAGAGAAAAGTTTGGAATTATTACTTAGGGAACCTTTGGTTGAAAAGGATGTTACTTTCCAATTAAACTTACTTGGAAATTTAAATGCAAAACAATGGGAAGAATATTTTGAATCTACTGTCTCTGATTCGGGAGAACAAAATACAGAATCTTTTCTTCGTATCTTTGAGAAAATTGATTCTATCCACTGTAAGCGACTTTTATATAGAAACCCGAATTTGTACCAATACTTACGTATGTTAGTTGTGTTTGATAAGCAGGATTCCATTCCTGGTTTTTTGTATCAGCTGGAAAATAATTTAAAAACAATTCACAGATGGGAGGCTTATGCGAATGCCAAATTAAGGGAATTTTCTCCCAAAGAGGAAAGAGCTAAATCTCCCAGTCGTCGGAATGTAAACAGGTTAACAGATATTCTAAAAGATGGACTTTATATCGCAGATGCAATCGATCGATTAGATTTTATCGAATATTTAATGATACGTGAAGTAATCGTAGACGAACAAGAAATGGAGATTATTCGTCAATATGTAGGACTCGCTGATACCAGTTCTAATTTTGATACAAAGTTTTTTTCTATTCTCTATTGTCCTGTTGATTTTTCGAAATCAAAAAATGAAGGTTCTCATGTAGATCATAACTCTAATGTGAAACCAACATTGATTTGA